One part of the Polycyclovorans algicola TG408 genome encodes these proteins:
- a CDS encoding SDR family oxidoreductase codes for MAVDRRECAVVVGATGAMGQRIARRLAGAGLQVIAVARSANALAALCDPSERIEACVADIAVDAASETIGAAVAGRRVRMVVHGPGVATAGGVLTASTEAVVDAVNIKVGGMMRLVRAVDPQLHAGARLVAIGGHYGFEPTAYAATAGVCNAALANLMRQYSWAYGARGITAHLVAPGPADTDRLRRVAQTRAERDSISADAVLQAMKQESAIGAFTTVEQIAWGIEMLLAPEADALAGSTLFMDAGRRRGLP; via the coding sequence GTGGCGGTGGACCGGCGCGAATGTGCGGTGGTGGTCGGCGCAACCGGTGCCATGGGGCAACGGATTGCCCGACGGCTGGCCGGCGCGGGGCTGCAGGTGATTGCGGTGGCGCGTTCGGCGAATGCGCTGGCCGCGTTGTGCGACCCCTCAGAGCGGATCGAAGCCTGTGTGGCCGACATTGCGGTCGACGCGGCCAGCGAGACCATTGGCGCAGCGGTGGCCGGGCGCCGCGTGCGCATGGTCGTGCATGGCCCTGGCGTGGCCACTGCGGGCGGCGTACTGACGGCGTCCACCGAGGCCGTGGTCGACGCGGTCAACATCAAAGTGGGCGGCATGATGCGCTTGGTGCGAGCGGTCGATCCGCAGCTGCACGCCGGCGCGCGTCTGGTCGCCATTGGCGGGCACTACGGCTTCGAGCCGACGGCGTATGCCGCCACCGCCGGTGTGTGTAACGCGGCGCTGGCAAACCTGATGCGGCAGTACTCCTGGGCTTATGGCGCGCGGGGCATCACCGCCCACCTGGTGGCGCCCGGCCCGGCCGACACCGACCGACTGCGCCGCGTCGCGCAAACCCGGGCCGAGCGCGACAGCATCAGCGCGGACGCGGTGCTGCAGGCCATGAAACAGGAGTCCGCCATCGGCGCCTTCACCACCGTCGAGCAGATCGCGTGGGGCATCGAGATGCTGCTGGCACCCGAAGCCGATGCGCTCGCCGGATCGACCCTGTTCATGGATGCCGGCCGGCGGCGCGGGCTGCCCTGA
- the ffh gene encoding signal recognition particle protein, which translates to MFDSLSQRLAGVLDSIRGQGRLTEDQVATASRELRMALLEADVALPVVRDFITRVKARALGTEVTKSLTPGQQFLKVVQQELTATLGGESSPLNLRAQPPVVILMAGLQGSGKTTTTGKLARRLKETDKKKVMVVSCDVYRPAAIEQLRVVAGQVGVTCFPSSVGQKPGAIADAALAEARKQFMDVLIVDTAGRTTIDAEMMAEIAALHTQLNPAETLFVVDSMTGQDAANTAKAFADTVPLTGVVLTKVDGDARGGAALSVRQVTGKPIKFLGVGEKSDKLEVFHPDRIANRILGQGDVLSLIEETTRKVDADKAAKLVDKLKKNKRFDLDDFRDQMAQMQDMGSMSSLLDKLPGGAQMQAQLKNVDADKQVKRTVAILNSMTPQERRFPDLLKASRKRRIAKGSGVEVQQVNQLLRQFETTRDMMKKFAGGGMAKLMRGLGGRMPKGGMPPR; encoded by the coding sequence GTGTTCGACTCCTTAAGCCAGCGCCTTGCCGGCGTCCTCGACAGCATTCGCGGCCAGGGCCGTTTGACCGAAGATCAGGTCGCGACCGCCAGCCGTGAACTGCGCATGGCGCTGCTGGAAGCCGACGTGGCGCTGCCGGTGGTGCGGGACTTCATCACCCGCGTGAAGGCGCGCGCCTTGGGCACTGAGGTCACCAAGAGCCTCACGCCCGGCCAGCAGTTTCTCAAGGTGGTGCAGCAGGAACTCACCGCTACACTGGGCGGTGAGTCATCCCCGCTGAACCTGCGCGCGCAGCCGCCGGTGGTCATTCTCATGGCGGGCCTGCAGGGCTCGGGCAAGACCACCACCACCGGCAAGCTGGCGCGTCGCCTCAAAGAGACCGACAAGAAGAAGGTGATGGTGGTGTCGTGTGACGTTTACCGGCCGGCGGCGATCGAGCAGTTGCGGGTGGTGGCCGGGCAGGTGGGCGTGACCTGCTTCCCGTCCAGCGTGGGCCAGAAGCCCGGCGCGATTGCCGATGCCGCGCTGGCCGAAGCGCGCAAGCAGTTCATGGATGTGCTGATCGTCGACACCGCGGGCCGGACCACCATCGACGCCGAGATGATGGCCGAGATTGCGGCGCTGCACACCCAGCTCAACCCCGCCGAAACCCTGTTCGTCGTCGACAGCATGACCGGTCAGGACGCCGCCAATACCGCCAAGGCGTTTGCCGACACCGTGCCACTGACCGGTGTGGTGTTGACCAAGGTCGACGGCGACGCGCGTGGCGGCGCGGCACTGTCGGTGCGCCAGGTGACCGGCAAACCGATCAAGTTTCTGGGGGTCGGCGAGAAGTCCGACAAATTGGAAGTGTTCCACCCCGACCGGATTGCCAACCGCATTCTCGGCCAGGGCGACGTGCTGTCGCTGATCGAGGAAACCACCCGCAAGGTCGACGCTGACAAGGCCGCCAAGCTGGTCGACAAGCTGAAGAAGAACAAGCGTTTCGACCTTGATGATTTCCGCGACCAGATGGCACAGATGCAGGACATGGGCTCGATGTCGTCGCTGCTCGACAAATTGCCGGGTGGCGCACAGATGCAGGCGCAACTGAAGAACGTCGATGCCGACAAGCAGGTCAAGCGCACGGTCGCCATTCTCAACTCCATGACCCCGCAGGAGCGTCGCTTTCCTGACCTGCTCAAGGCATCGCGCAAGCGTCGCATTGCCAAGGGCTCCGGCGTCGAAGTGCAACAGGTGAACCAGTTGCTGCGCCAGTTCGAGACGACGCGCGACATGATGAAAAAGTTTGCAGGCGGCGGAATGGCCAAATTGATGCGCGGCCTGGGCGGGCGCATGCCCAAAGGCGGCATGCCGCCGCGCTGA
- the phoB gene encoding phosphate regulon transcriptional regulator PhoB gives MQNKLILVVEDEPAIREMLRFALTRAEFRIAEAGSAQDARLQIADDRPDLILMDWMMPGVSGVELTRELKGAAQTRDVPIIMVTARAEEEDRVRGLNIGCDDYVSKPFSFPELIARIQAVLRRSTPGGEDERLAVSGLEVDVASQRVTAQGVPVKLGPTEYRLLHFFVSHPERVYTREQVLDRVWGQNVYVEERTVDVHIRRLRKALEPHGFADMIQTVRGTGYRFSEKL, from the coding sequence ATGCAAAACAAACTGATTCTGGTGGTTGAAGACGAGCCGGCAATTCGCGAGATGTTGCGCTTCGCGCTGACCCGCGCCGAGTTTCGAATCGCCGAGGCCGGGTCAGCGCAGGACGCGCGACTGCAGATCGCCGATGATCGTCCGGACCTGATCCTGATGGACTGGATGATGCCCGGTGTCAGCGGGGTCGAACTCACCCGTGAACTCAAGGGCGCGGCACAAACCCGCGACGTGCCGATCATCATGGTCACCGCACGTGCCGAAGAAGAAGACCGGGTTCGAGGGCTCAACATCGGCTGTGACGATTACGTGTCCAAGCCATTTTCGTTTCCGGAGTTGATCGCCCGCATTCAGGCAGTGCTGCGGCGGAGCACGCCCGGCGGCGAAGACGAGCGACTGGCGGTCAGTGGCCTCGAAGTCGACGTGGCCAGCCAGCGGGTCACCGCCCAGGGTGTGCCGGTCAAACTGGGGCCCACCGAGTACCGGCTGCTGCATTTTTTTGTCAGCCACCCCGAGCGGGTGTATACCCGGGAGCAGGTACTTGACCGGGTGTGGGGGCAAAATGTCTACGTGGAAGAGCGCACCGTTGATGTGCACATTCGCCGCCTGCGCAAGGCCCTGGAACCGCATGGCTTCGCCGACATGATCCAGACCGTGCGTGGCACCGGCTACCGTTTCTCTGAAAAACTTTGA
- the folD gene encoding bifunctional methylenetetrahydrofolate dehydrogenase/methenyltetrahydrofolate cyclohydrolase FolD, with translation MPAQLIDGKTVAAQTLADVQAQIATRRAAGLRAPCLATLLVGDDPASHVYVRNKIRACQQVGITSNHAPLPAELTHAELLSRIDELNADDAIDGILVQLPLPAHFDTTEVIERILPTKDVDGFHPYNLGRLAQRKPVLRPCTPYGVMALLAHTGVAIKGKRALVVGASNHVGRPMALELLLAGVTTTTAHRFTRDLDQEVADAEILVAAVGKPGLVNGEWVRPGAIVIDIGINRLPDGRLVGDITEAARDRASWITPVPGGVGPMTVAMLMRNTLTAQERRERGQPTA, from the coding sequence ATGCCTGCCCAGCTGATCGACGGAAAAACCGTCGCCGCCCAAACCCTCGCCGACGTGCAGGCGCAGATCGCAACTCGCCGCGCCGCCGGTCTCCGTGCGCCGTGTCTGGCCACCTTGCTGGTCGGCGACGACCCGGCGTCACACGTCTACGTACGCAACAAGATTCGGGCCTGCCAACAGGTCGGCATCACCTCAAACCATGCGCCATTACCGGCCGAGCTGACGCACGCCGAACTGCTGTCGCGTATTGACGAGCTGAATGCCGATGACGCCATTGACGGCATCCTCGTGCAGTTGCCGCTGCCCGCACACTTCGACACCACCGAAGTGATTGAACGCATTCTGCCGACCAAGGATGTTGACGGTTTTCATCCCTACAACCTCGGGCGGCTGGCGCAACGCAAGCCGGTGCTGCGACCGTGCACGCCCTACGGCGTGATGGCACTGTTAGCGCACACCGGCGTGGCGATCAAGGGCAAGCGCGCACTGGTGGTCGGTGCGAGCAATCATGTTGGCCGCCCGATGGCGTTGGAGCTTTTGCTGGCCGGCGTCACCACCACCACCGCACACCGCTTTACCCGCGACCTCGACCAAGAAGTCGCCGATGCCGAAATCCTGGTTGCCGCCGTTGGCAAGCCGGGGCTGGTCAACGGCGAGTGGGTCAGACCGGGTGCCATCGTCATCGACATCGGCATCAACCGCCTGCCCGACGGCCGATTGGTGGGCGACATCACCGAGGCCGCGCGCGACCGGGCGTCGTGGATCACCCCGGTGCCGGGCGGCGTCGGCCCAATGACCGTGGCGATGCTGATGCGCAACACCCTGACCGCACAAGAACGCCGCGAGCGCGGTCAGCCCACGGCCTGA
- a CDS encoding catechol 2,3-dioxygenase has translation MALRGVLRAGEICIRVMDMAKARHHYGHIMGLHEVMEDDQGKVYFKCWDEHDHHSIVLNPSDKPGMDYFAFKVYDDATLDALEPKIKAFGLEVTHVEAGVYPKSGRRLQFVLPSGHTMQLYAEKAQIGNTMPTVNPGVTPDDGVVRGLHINRLDHLLLGGGNIDENVKLFTEVFEFDLSEKLVEHESQMSLAVFLTCSTTPHDVAFVLQPEQNKFHHASFWLESGHDVIRAADRLGKYRVPIDVGPNRHGVTRGMTIYFFDPSGNRNEVFAEGYVHYPDTPTLIWDTRDLGHATFSQDNTPRQSFLEVLT, from the coding sequence ATGGCATTAAGAGGCGTTTTGCGCGCAGGCGAGATCTGCATCCGCGTCATGGACATGGCCAAGGCCCGTCATCACTACGGGCACATCATGGGTCTGCACGAGGTGATGGAAGACGATCAAGGCAAGGTCTACTTCAAGTGCTGGGACGAGCACGACCATCACAGCATCGTGCTCAATCCGTCGGACAAACCCGGCATGGATTATTTCGCGTTCAAGGTCTATGACGACGCGACCCTTGACGCCCTCGAACCCAAGATCAAAGCCTTCGGGCTTGAGGTCACCCACGTCGAGGCGGGGGTGTATCCCAAGAGCGGTCGCCGCTTGCAGTTCGTACTGCCCAGCGGCCATACCATGCAGCTCTATGCCGAGAAGGCGCAGATCGGCAACACCATGCCCACCGTCAACCCCGGCGTGACCCCCGACGATGGCGTGGTGCGCGGCCTGCACATCAATCGGCTCGATCACCTGCTGCTCGGCGGGGGCAACATCGATGAAAACGTGAAGCTGTTCACCGAGGTGTTCGAATTCGATCTTTCGGAAAAATTGGTCGAGCACGAATCGCAGATGTCGCTGGCGGTGTTTCTCACCTGCTCGACCACGCCGCACGACGTCGCCTTTGTCCTGCAACCGGAGCAGAACAAGTTCCACCACGCTTCGTTCTGGCTGGAGTCGGGCCACGATGTCATCAGGGCGGCCGACCGGCTCGGCAAATACCGCGTGCCCATCGACGTGGGCCCCAACCGCCACGGTGTGACGCGGGGCATGACAATTTATTTCTTCGATCCCAGCGGCAACCGCAACGAAGTGTTTGCCGAGGGCTACGTCCACTACCCGGACACGCCGACCTTGATCTGGGACACGCGCGATCTGGGTCACGCAACGTTTTCGCAGGACAACACCCCGCGCCAGAGCTTTCTTGAAGTGCTGACCTGA
- a CDS encoding SDR family NAD(P)-dependent oxidoreductase encodes MNRFEGKVVIVTGGGSGIGLATAHAFAHEGADVIVADISESTGQAAVEAITAAGQRARFLPVDVSQPESVDQLVSDTVQACGRLDIFFGNAGILDGFSACADTSVELWQRVIGINLSGCFFGAKAALPHLVKTRGNIVFTASIASLGAMAGGTAYTASKHGVAGLVNQLACEFGPQGVRVNAVAPGAIRTPLVDNVANPDLEAMINARTPMGRLGLPEEIAGPVLFLASDAASYVNGSILRVDGGWRSQ; translated from the coding sequence GTGAACAGATTTGAGGGAAAAGTGGTCATCGTCACCGGCGGCGGTTCGGGCATCGGGCTCGCCACAGCGCACGCGTTTGCACACGAGGGCGCCGACGTCATCGTTGCCGATATTTCGGAGTCAACCGGGCAGGCTGCCGTGGAGGCCATCACGGCGGCAGGTCAACGCGCCCGCTTCCTGCCGGTGGACGTCAGCCAGCCCGAGAGTGTCGACCAACTCGTCAGCGACACGGTTCAGGCCTGCGGTCGGCTGGACATATTTTTCGGCAACGCCGGAATTCTCGATGGCTTTTCCGCTTGTGCCGACACCAGCGTCGAGCTCTGGCAGCGCGTCATCGGCATCAACCTGTCGGGCTGCTTTTTCGGGGCCAAGGCGGCGTTGCCACATTTGGTCAAGACACGCGGCAACATCGTGTTCACGGCCTCTATTGCCTCACTGGGCGCCATGGCGGGCGGCACCGCGTACACGGCGTCGAAGCATGGCGTGGCGGGACTGGTGAACCAGCTCGCCTGCGAATTCGGGCCGCAAGGGGTGCGGGTCAACGCCGTGGCGCCCGGCGCCATCCGCACGCCGCTGGTCGATAACGTGGCCAACCCGGATCTCGAAGCCATGATCAACGCCCGAACGCCGATGGGGCGTTTGGGTCTGCCGGAAGAAATTGCCGGTCCGGTCCTGTTTCTGGCGTCTGACGCTGCGAGCTACGTCAACGGCAGCATTCTGCGCGTTGATGGGGGTTGGCGGTCGCAGTGA
- a CDS encoding Rieske 2Fe-2S domain-containing protein, giving the protein MFVKNAWYCAGWDFMVSQGKNALLARQLAGERVVLYRKPDGAVVALEDRCPHRQAALSLGAKEGDSLRCMYHGMKFSPEGQCTEVPGMTRIPDRACVRPFPVVERENWIWVWMGDPALADPGLIPVSVGYSHPDWNMKTSQMHVAANYRLEIANLADLSHLAWVHQKSLGGDDAETRTRYTNIKAQYTVLPRGLRTEYEVRSVPAPNFLRHLFPAEARFDLSFDITHTVPCTWVLHFQAFVADGKEEGAPTGDPVANTMTCQAVVPNDADSVEYYFSWGSHKDFDFPGLSDLLREVLDVAFLEDAHVLEAQHLRVTEKPDHPQVALVHDVGPTKMLKVLDKLLAEEQLAAAAPATPAKQRGAVAA; this is encoded by the coding sequence ATGTTCGTCAAAAATGCGTGGTATTGCGCGGGTTGGGATTTCATGGTCAGTCAGGGCAAGAACGCCCTGCTGGCGCGGCAGTTGGCCGGTGAGCGGGTGGTGTTGTACCGCAAGCCCGATGGCGCCGTGGTGGCACTGGAAGACCGCTGCCCGCACCGTCAGGCGGCGCTGTCGCTGGGCGCCAAGGAAGGCGACTCGCTGCGCTGCATGTACCACGGGATGAAGTTTTCGCCCGAGGGTCAGTGCACCGAGGTGCCTGGCATGACCCGTATTCCGGACCGCGCCTGCGTGCGGCCCTTTCCGGTCGTTGAGCGGGAAAACTGGATCTGGGTGTGGATGGGCGATCCGGCGTTAGCCGACCCCGGTCTGATTCCTGTCTCGGTCGGCTATTCGCATCCCGACTGGAACATGAAAACCTCACAGATGCATGTCGCCGCCAACTATCGGCTGGAGATTGCCAATCTGGCTGACCTGAGCCACCTCGCCTGGGTGCACCAGAAATCCCTGGGCGGCGACGACGCGGAAACCCGCACCCGCTATACGAACATCAAGGCCCAGTACACCGTGCTGCCGCGTGGTCTGCGCACCGAGTACGAGGTGCGTTCGGTGCCGGCGCCCAACTTCCTGCGACACCTGTTCCCTGCCGAGGCGCGCTTCGACCTGAGCTTCGACATCACCCACACCGTGCCCTGCACCTGGGTGCTGCACTTCCAGGCCTTCGTGGCCGATGGCAAGGAAGAAGGCGCGCCCACCGGCGACCCGGTGGCCAACACCATGACCTGCCAGGCGGTGGTCCCCAACGATGCCGACTCAGTCGAGTATTACTTCTCGTGGGGCTCGCACAAGGACTTCGACTTCCCCGGCCTGTCCGACCTGCTGCGCGAGGTCCTCGACGTCGCCTTTCTGGAAGACGCCCACGTGCTCGAAGCCCAGCATCTGCGCGTGACCGAAAAGCCCGACCACCCGCAAGTTGCACTGGTCCACGACGTGGGCCCCACCAAGATGCTCAAGGTGCTCGACAAGCTGCTGGCTGAGGAGCAATTGGCTGCGGCTGCACCGGCGACCCCGGCGAAGCAGCGCGGCGCCGTGGCCGCCTGA
- a CDS encoding DODA-type extradiol aromatic ring-opening family dioxygenase, producing the protein MAIQTLFLSHGGGPMPLLGDPGHVEMVACLRQIAEKIPRPDAIVVVSAHWEARLPTITAHAHPSLIYDYHGFPAESYRVKYPCPGAPALAGELQSLLRHRGVDAALDADRGLDHGVFVPLKIMYPEADIPCIQLSLCSDLDPVHHLAMGAALSPLRRQKVLLIGSGFSFHNMKAFFASDTVESAEANRAFERWLHETCLSPELSEAARAQRLTQWADAPGARFCHPREEHLLPLHVCYGAAQRPAAEVFSLNILGKAASMVVW; encoded by the coding sequence ATGGCAATCCAGACCTTGTTCCTTTCTCACGGCGGCGGTCCTATGCCGCTGCTCGGCGATCCCGGTCATGTCGAGATGGTCGCCTGCCTGCGACAGATCGCGGAAAAGATCCCGCGACCTGACGCCATCGTGGTGGTCAGCGCCCACTGGGAAGCGAGGCTCCCGACGATCACGGCCCACGCCCATCCGTCCCTGATCTATGACTACCACGGTTTTCCGGCGGAATCGTATCGCGTCAAGTACCCCTGCCCGGGCGCGCCGGCATTGGCGGGCGAGTTGCAGAGTCTGTTGCGTCACCGTGGGGTCGATGCGGCACTTGACGCGGATCGCGGCCTGGACCACGGCGTATTCGTGCCGCTGAAGATCATGTACCCGGAGGCCGATATTCCCTGCATCCAGTTGTCATTGTGCTCGGACCTCGACCCCGTCCATCACCTCGCGATGGGCGCGGCCCTGAGTCCACTGCGCCGCCAGAAGGTCTTGCTGATCGGCTCTGGGTTTTCATTTCACAACATGAAAGCGTTCTTCGCGTCAGACACGGTTGAATCCGCGGAGGCCAATCGGGCATTCGAGCGGTGGTTGCACGAGACGTGCTTGAGCCCCGAACTCTCGGAGGCCGCGCGTGCGCAAAGGTTGACCCAATGGGCCGACGCCCCCGGGGCGCGCTTCTGCCACCCGCGCGAAGAGCACCTTCTGCCGTTGCACGTTTGTTATGGCGCTGCGCAACGCCCCGCGGCCGAAGTCTTCAGCCTCAACATTCTGGGCAAGGCCGCGAGCATGGTTGTCTGGTGA
- a CDS encoding glutathione S-transferase family protein: MGVLVDGKWHDQWYDTDKSGGRFERTEAQFRNWITADGAPGPSGEGGFKAEPNRYHLYVSYACPWAHRTLIYRQIKGLSGMINLSVTHWRMLEHGWTFEDGPGVIPDPLHGVDKLYELYVKADSKASCRSTVPILWDRQRDTIVSNESAEIIRMFNSAFDGCGARPGDYYPAPLRSEIDILNARIYNTVNNGVYKAGFATTQDAYEEAVHPLFETLDGLDARLAKQRYLCGDQPTEADWRLLPTLLRFDLVYVGHFKCNLKRLVDYPNLWAYTRDLYQHPGIADTCNFHHAQHHYYESHPTINPTGIVPTGPQINFDAPHERAALN, from the coding sequence ATGGGCGTTCTCGTCGACGGAAAATGGCATGACCAGTGGTACGACACGGACAAAAGCGGCGGTCGCTTCGAGCGCACCGAGGCCCAGTTCCGCAACTGGATCACCGCCGACGGTGCCCCCGGCCCCAGTGGCGAGGGCGGCTTCAAGGCCGAGCCGAACCGCTATCACCTCTACGTCTCCTACGCCTGCCCGTGGGCGCACCGCACGCTGATCTATCGGCAGATCAAGGGGCTGTCCGGGATGATCAACCTGTCGGTCACTCATTGGCGCATGCTCGAGCATGGCTGGACGTTCGAAGATGGCCCTGGCGTCATTCCTGACCCACTGCACGGCGTCGACAAGCTCTACGAGCTGTATGTGAAGGCCGACTCCAAAGCGTCCTGCCGCTCCACCGTGCCCATTCTCTGGGACCGGCAGCGCGACACCATCGTCTCCAACGAATCCGCCGAAATCATTCGCATGTTCAACAGCGCCTTCGACGGCTGCGGCGCGCGCCCGGGGGACTACTACCCTGCTCCTCTGCGAAGCGAGATCGACATCCTGAATGCGCGCATCTACAACACCGTGAACAACGGCGTCTACAAAGCCGGCTTTGCCACAACGCAGGATGCCTACGAAGAAGCGGTCCACCCGCTATTCGAGACCCTTGACGGGCTGGACGCGCGCCTCGCCAAACAGCGCTACCTCTGCGGCGATCAACCGACCGAAGCCGACTGGCGCCTGCTGCCGACGCTGCTGCGCTTTGATCTGGTCTATGTCGGCCACTTCAAGTGCAACCTCAAACGCTTGGTCGACTACCCAAATTTATGGGCCTACACCCGCGATCTATACCAGCACCCCGGCATTGCCGACACCTGCAACTTCCACCACGCCCAGCACCACTATTACGAGAGCCATCCCACCATCAATCCGACCGGCATCGTGCCGACGGGGCCACAGATCAATTTTGATGCCCCGCATGAACGGGCGGCGCTGAACTGA
- the phoR gene encoding phosphate regulon sensor histidine kinase PhoR — MLAVWRQELVKLLLLCGLGALVGALFSGAIWGFLVVLFFLTALQYRYLAALLQWLRQPKQNELPDPGGVWGEVYDRLVDLQRRNKKKKKRLAAMLADFQASTAALPDGAVVLSPRGEIVRANHAAQTLLGLRAQDSGIRITLLVRHPRFVEMFEAGVQGREVEIPSPVNRGKQLNVRVINYGESQGLMIVRDVSELRRLEHARRDFVANASHELRTPLTVLKGYLEMMETESRDGELKPWATPLQEMYKQTNRMESLVGDMLKLARLESDIAARHDWIRASTLLRQALAEAQSVADPQHQFVTEMDDRIEIFGGETELTSLFTNLVGNAVRYTPPPGVITVKLFAMAGGRAGYSVQDSGIGIAEDDIPRLTERFYRVDVGRSRASGGTGLGLSIVKHAVERHDAQLKIESKVGEGSCFTCEFPVHRVRLAQSTLDLTQPGQAVG, encoded by the coding sequence ATGCTGGCGGTGTGGCGCCAGGAACTGGTCAAGCTGCTGCTGCTCTGCGGGCTCGGCGCGCTGGTCGGGGCGCTGTTCTCCGGTGCCATCTGGGGCTTTCTGGTGGTGCTGTTTTTCCTCACGGCGCTGCAGTACCGCTACCTCGCTGCGCTGCTGCAATGGCTGCGGCAGCCCAAGCAGAACGAGCTGCCCGATCCCGGCGGCGTCTGGGGCGAGGTCTACGACCGTCTCGTTGACCTTCAGCGGCGCAACAAGAAGAAGAAAAAGCGCCTTGCGGCGATGCTTGCCGACTTTCAGGCATCCACGGCGGCGTTGCCCGACGGCGCGGTGGTGCTCTCGCCACGCGGTGAGATCGTGCGCGCCAACCATGCGGCACAGACGCTGCTCGGTTTGCGCGCGCAGGACTCGGGTATCCGCATCACCCTGCTGGTGCGCCATCCCCGCTTCGTCGAAATGTTCGAGGCCGGCGTGCAGGGCCGCGAGGTGGAGATTCCCTCGCCGGTCAATCGCGGCAAGCAGCTCAACGTGCGGGTGATTAACTACGGTGAATCGCAGGGCCTGATGATTGTTCGCGATGTGTCGGAGCTGCGACGGCTGGAGCACGCGCGACGCGATTTCGTGGCCAACGCGTCGCACGAACTGCGTACGCCGCTGACGGTGCTCAAGGGCTATCTCGAGATGATGGAAACCGAGTCCCGCGACGGCGAGCTCAAGCCTTGGGCAACGCCCCTGCAAGAGATGTACAAGCAGACCAACCGCATGGAATCACTGGTCGGCGACATGCTCAAGCTGGCGCGGCTGGAATCGGACATCGCCGCGCGTCACGACTGGATTCGCGCCTCGACCCTGCTGCGCCAGGCGCTGGCCGAGGCCCAAAGCGTTGCCGACCCACAGCACCAGTTCGTCACCGAGATGGACGACCGAATCGAAATCTTCGGCGGCGAAACCGAGCTGACCAGCCTGTTCACCAACCTGGTCGGCAATGCCGTGCGTTACACGCCGCCGCCCGGCGTGATCACCGTCAAGCTCTTCGCGATGGCGGGCGGGCGTGCGGGTTATTCGGTGCAGGATTCGGGCATTGGCATTGCCGAGGATGATATTCCGCGCCTGACCGAGCGCTTTTACCGCGTTGATGTCGGTCGCTCGCGCGCCAGTGGCGGGACGGGGCTGGGACTGTCGATCGTCAAACACGCGGTTGAGCGTCACGATGCCCAGCTCAAGATCGAGAGCAAAGTGGGCGAGGGCAGTTGCTTCACCTGCGAGTTTCCGGTTCACCGGGTCAGGCTCGCGCAAAGCACCTTGGATTTGACACAGCCGGGTCAGGCCGTGGGCTGA
- a CDS encoding tautomerase family protein, with protein sequence MPILEYHLPEDTYTDAQCERLLLDSTRLYADVLKSPVKRIRVVIHLHKRSMAAVGGQLLTQGGVAAPFFHFLVLAGRQEAERQALLAGFTDLLVDVLGAERAQVRGGCWPIPPEDWAIGGVPASVLRAREVASRAGANQA encoded by the coding sequence ATGCCCATTCTCGAATATCACCTGCCGGAAGACACCTATACCGACGCGCAATGCGAGCGCCTGCTGCTGGACTCCACGCGCCTTTACGCCGACGTGCTGAAGAGTCCGGTCAAGCGCATTCGCGTGGTCATTCACCTGCACAAGCGGTCAATGGCGGCGGTCGGCGGACAGCTGCTGACTCAGGGTGGGGTGGCCGCACCGTTCTTCCATTTTCTGGTGCTGGCGGGTCGCCAGGAGGCCGAACGGCAGGCGCTGCTTGCCGGCTTCACCGATCTGCTGGTCGATGTGCTCGGCGCCGAGCGCGCGCAAGTGCGCGGCGGCTGTTGGCCCATTCCGCCCGAAGACTGGGCGATTGGTGGCGTGCCCGCATCGGTGCTCCGGGCCCGGGAAGTCGCATCGCGCGCCGGGGCGAATCAAGCGTAG